A genomic window from Thiomonas arsenitoxydans includes:
- the rpiA gene encoding ribose-5-phosphate isomerase RpiA gives MTQDELKQQVAAAALTQVPQGEIIGVGTGSTVNFFIDALAGIKHQIKGAVSSSERSTERLRAHGITVYDLNEVAQLSVYVDGADEIDASGAMIKGGGGALTREKIIAEAAERFICIVDQSKLVPVLGQFPLPVEVVPMARELVARRLRALGGDPRERSGYVTDNGNLILDVHGLEIAQPRDFETRVNQIPGVVTVGLFALRAANVALIGTAEGVQRRDFV, from the coding sequence ATGACGCAAGACGAACTCAAACAGCAGGTCGCCGCGGCCGCGCTCACTCAGGTGCCGCAGGGCGAAATCATCGGAGTTGGCACGGGCTCGACGGTGAATTTTTTCATCGACGCCCTGGCTGGCATCAAGCACCAGATCAAAGGCGCGGTGTCGAGCTCCGAGCGTTCCACCGAGCGCCTGCGCGCGCATGGCATCACGGTGTATGACCTCAACGAGGTGGCGCAGCTTTCGGTCTATGTCGATGGCGCCGACGAAATCGACGCCTCGGGCGCGATGATCAAAGGCGGCGGCGGCGCGCTGACGCGCGAAAAAATCATCGCCGAGGCCGCAGAGCGCTTCATCTGCATCGTCGATCAAAGCAAGCTGGTGCCGGTGCTGGGTCAATTTCCTTTGCCAGTCGAAGTCGTGCCGATGGCGCGGGAACTGGTGGCGCGCCGGTTGCGCGCCCTGGGGGGCGATCCGCGCGAGCGTTCAGGCTACGTGACCGATAACGGCAATCTGATTCTGGACGTGCACGGCCTGGAGATTGCGCAGCCGCGCGACTTTGAAACCCGTGTGAACCAGATTCCGGGTGTGGTGACCGTGGGCCTGTTCGCACTGCGCGCTGCCAACGTCGCCCTGATCGGCACTGCCGAGGGTGTGCAGCGGCGCGATTTTGTTTGA
- a CDS encoding quinone-dependent dihydroorotate dehydrogenase translates to MPLSYPLIRPILFRLNPEWAHHLTLSGIRMAHSAGLSILYAHAPVHDPVELLGLRFANRVGLAAGLDKNGEAIDALAAMGFGFVEVGTVTPRAQPGNPKPRMFRLPQAQALINRMGFNNAGLEAFLRHVRRSHRPVPIGLNIGKNASTPVEQALDDYRLGLEGVYTQADYVSINISSPNTRNLRQLQTDAALQGLLQGLAATREQLRQQHGRHVPMLLKIAPDLEDADIDVIADQLLTHGLDGVIATNTTLARDAVAGLTHAHEAGGLSGAPVRAASTRVIARLRQRLGHNVPIIGVGGIMSGADAVEKLRAGADLVQLYTGLIYRGPELVGECAKALALEASRGE, encoded by the coding sequence ATGCCGCTCTCCTATCCGCTGATTCGCCCTATTTTGTTCCGCCTCAATCCAGAATGGGCGCATCACCTCACGCTGAGCGGCATCCGCATGGCGCATTCTGCCGGTCTGTCGATTCTGTACGCTCATGCGCCGGTACACGATCCGGTAGAGTTGCTGGGCTTGCGCTTTGCCAATCGCGTCGGTCTGGCCGCCGGGCTCGACAAAAATGGCGAGGCAATCGACGCTCTCGCGGCGATGGGTTTTGGTTTTGTCGAGGTCGGTACGGTCACTCCCCGCGCGCAGCCCGGCAACCCCAAGCCCCGCATGTTCCGGCTGCCGCAGGCGCAGGCGTTGATCAATCGCATGGGGTTCAACAATGCCGGGCTGGAGGCTTTTTTGCGTCATGTGCGCCGCAGCCATCGCCCCGTGCCCATCGGCCTGAACATCGGCAAGAACGCCAGCACCCCGGTCGAGCAGGCGCTCGACGACTACCGGCTGGGCCTGGAAGGGGTGTACACCCAGGCCGACTATGTCAGCATCAATATATCGTCACCCAACACCCGCAACCTTCGCCAGTTGCAAACCGACGCCGCCCTGCAGGGCCTGCTGCAAGGCCTCGCCGCCACGCGCGAGCAACTGCGGCAGCAACATGGCCGCCATGTGCCCATGCTGCTGAAAATCGCCCCTGACCTTGAAGACGCCGACATCGACGTCATCGCCGATCAGTTGCTGACGCATGGCCTCGATGGCGTCATCGCCACCAACACCACGCTGGCGCGCGACGCCGTGGCCGGGCTGACCCATGCGCATGAAGCGGGTGGACTGAGCGGGGCGCCGGTGCGCGCCGCCTCGACCCGGGTGATTGCGCGGCTGCGCCAGCGTCTGGGCCACAATGTGCCGATCATCGGTGTCGGCGGCATTATGAGCGGGGCCGACGCGGTCGAAAAACTGCGCGCGGGCGCCGATCTGGTTCAGCTCTACACCGGCTTGATCTACCGCGGCCCGGAACTGGTGGGCGAGTGCGCCAAGGCGCTCGCGCTTGAAGCCAGCCGAGGGGAGTAA
- the gltX gene encoding glutamate--tRNA ligase, with amino-acid sequence MTTQPHRVRTRFAPSPTGFIHLGNIRSALYPWAYARHHGGDFILRIEDTDTERSSEEAVQVILQAMDWLGLDYDEGPFYQMQRMPRYREVLDQLRQSGMVYPCYMSTAELDALREQQLAAKQKPRYDGTWRPEPGKVLPTIPEGVQPVWRFKTPTTGVVAWHDFVKGRVEIRNEELDDLVVARPDGTPTYNFCVVVDDIDMQITDVIRGDDHVNNTPRQLHIFQALGAKPPRYAHLPTVLNEQGEKLSKRNGAKSVLQYRDEGYLPDAVVNYLARLGWSHGDAEIFSRAQFLEWFDLDHLGSSPAQFDEAKLRWVNAHYIKHTPAEELAALVRPLLDKDGIAHQTPDLAAVCALLHDRAQTLPELAQQTLLFYRPTAPDAAALEQHLGAQGKAAAADFLAQLTALHDWSREAISAALKSVLKQHGLKMPQLAMPVRLMVTGREQTPAVDAVLALLGRDTVVQRLEKYLG; translated from the coding sequence ATGACCACCCAGCCGCACCGCGTTCGTACCCGCTTCGCTCCCAGCCCGACCGGATTCATCCATCTGGGCAATATCCGATCGGCGCTTTACCCGTGGGCATACGCGCGGCACCACGGCGGCGACTTCATTCTGCGCATTGAAGACACGGATACCGAACGTTCGTCCGAAGAAGCCGTGCAAGTCATCCTGCAGGCGATGGACTGGCTCGGACTCGATTATGACGAAGGCCCGTTCTATCAAATGCAGCGCATGCCGCGTTACCGCGAGGTGCTCGATCAACTGCGCCAGTCTGGCATGGTGTATCCCTGTTATATGTCCACCGCCGAGCTCGATGCCCTGCGCGAGCAGCAACTCGCCGCCAAGCAAAAGCCCCGCTACGACGGCACCTGGCGCCCGGAGCCCGGCAAGGTGCTGCCGACGATTCCCGAAGGCGTGCAGCCGGTGTGGCGCTTCAAGACGCCGACCACTGGCGTCGTGGCCTGGCATGATTTTGTCAAAGGCCGGGTCGAGATTCGCAACGAAGAACTCGACGATCTCGTCGTTGCCCGCCCCGACGGCACACCGACCTACAACTTCTGCGTGGTGGTGGACGACATCGACATGCAGATCACCGATGTGATCCGGGGCGATGATCACGTCAACAACACGCCGCGTCAGTTGCACATCTTCCAGGCCTTGGGCGCCAAGCCGCCGCGCTATGCCCACCTGCCCACCGTGCTCAACGAGCAGGGCGAGAAACTCTCCAAACGCAATGGCGCCAAGAGCGTGCTGCAGTACCGCGACGAAGGCTATCTGCCCGATGCGGTGGTGAACTATCTGGCGCGGCTGGGTTGGTCACATGGCGATGCGGAGATTTTTTCGCGCGCCCAGTTTTTGGAGTGGTTCGATCTCGACCACCTGGGCAGCTCGCCGGCGCAGTTCGACGAGGCCAAACTGCGCTGGGTGAACGCGCATTACATCAAGCACACCCCTGCGGAGGAACTGGCCGCACTCGTGCGTCCCTTGCTGGACAAGGACGGCATTGCCCACCAAACGCCTGATCTCGCGGCGGTTTGCGCCCTGCTGCACGACCGCGCCCAGACGCTACCCGAACTGGCCCAGCAAACCCTGTTGTTCTATCGCCCCACCGCGCCCGACGCCGCTGCGCTTGAGCAGCATCTCGGTGCGCAGGGAAAGGCGGCCGCGGCGGATTTTCTGGCCCAGCTCACCGCCCTTCACGACTGGTCGCGCGAAGCGATCAGTGCAGCCCTCAAGAGCGTGCTCAAACAGCACGGCCTGAAAATGCCGCAACTGGCCATGCCCGTGCGCTTGATGGTCACCGGCCGAGAGCAGACCCCCGCTGTTGACGCGGTGCTGGCCTTGCTCGGACGGGACACCGTCGTGCAGCGCCTCGAAAAATATCTCGGCTGA
- a CDS encoding O-succinylhomoserine sulfhydrylase gives MTGQDRSAPDLALDTLAVREALPRSQYGENSEALFLTSSFVHPDAATAAARFAGEQDGFVYSRFSNPTVSSYEQRLAALEGAEGCMATGSGMAAILLLAMALLKAGDHVICSQGVFGSTINLFGRELARFGVETTFVSQTDVTQWAAALRPNTRLLFAETPSNPLTEVCDIAALADLAHDAGAQLVVDNCFCSPALQRPLDFGANWVIHSGTKYLDGQGRVIAGAVCGKAAPIHDKLLPVQRTIGLSLSPFNAWVVLKGMETLGVRMMAHSAAALAMAQWLQAQPAIGRVFYPGLDTHPQHALAMRQQKTGGAVLSFELKADNAQQAKARAFQLIDHTRICSITANLGDTKTTITHPATTTHGRLSEAQRQAAGIGQGLIRLAVGLEDVGDLQRDLSRGLQILS, from the coding sequence ATGACCGGGCAAGACCGAAGCGCCCCTGACCTCGCGCTCGATACGCTGGCCGTGCGCGAGGCCTTGCCGCGTTCGCAATACGGCGAGAACAGCGAGGCGCTGTTCCTGACCAGCAGCTTCGTGCATCCCGATGCGGCGACCGCGGCCGCCCGTTTTGCCGGGGAGCAGGACGGTTTTGTCTATTCGCGTTTTTCCAATCCCACTGTCTCCAGCTACGAGCAGCGGCTTGCCGCGCTCGAAGGGGCGGAAGGCTGCATGGCCACGGGCAGTGGCATGGCCGCCATTTTGCTGCTGGCGATGGCGCTGCTCAAGGCGGGCGATCATGTGATCTGCTCACAAGGGGTGTTCGGCTCCACGATCAATCTGTTCGGTCGCGAACTGGCCCGCTTCGGCGTGGAGACCACGTTCGTTTCGCAAACCGACGTGACGCAATGGGCGGCGGCCCTGCGGCCCAATACCCGGCTGCTGTTTGCCGAAACGCCGTCCAACCCGCTGACCGAGGTCTGCGACATCGCCGCGTTGGCGGATCTGGCGCACGACGCTGGCGCCCAACTGGTGGTGGACAACTGCTTTTGTTCACCGGCCTTGCAGCGTCCCCTCGATTTCGGCGCCAACTGGGTGATTCATTCCGGCACCAAATACCTCGACGGACAGGGGCGAGTGATCGCAGGCGCCGTGTGCGGCAAAGCCGCGCCGATCCACGACAAGCTGCTGCCCGTGCAGCGCACCATTGGCCTGTCGCTCTCGCCCTTCAATGCCTGGGTGGTGCTCAAGGGCATGGAAACCCTGGGCGTGCGCATGATGGCGCATAGCGCTGCTGCGCTCGCCATGGCGCAATGGCTGCAGGCGCAGCCTGCTATCGGCCGGGTGTTCTATCCCGGCCTCGATACCCATCCGCAGCATGCGTTGGCCATGCGTCAGCAAAAGACCGGGGGTGCCGTGCTGTCGTTCGAGCTCAAGGCCGACAATGCGCAACAGGCCAAAGCACGGGCCTTTCAACTCATCGACCACACCCGCATTTGCTCCATCACCGCCAATCTGGGCGACACCAAGACCACCATCACCCACCCGGCGACGACCACGCATGGCCGCCTGAGCGAAGCGCAGCGGCAGGCCGCAGGCATCGGCCAGGGGCTGATCCGCCTGGCCGTGGGATTGGAAGATGTGGGTGATCTTCAGCGCGATCTCAGCCGGGGTCTGCAGATCCTGAGCTGA
- the purF gene encoding amidophosphoribosyltransferase, with protein sequence MCGIVGVISQQPVNQLLYDALLLLQHRGQDAAGIVTGSGSKLYMHKARGMVRDVFRTRNMRALPGDYGIGQVRYPTAGNAESEEEAQPFYVNAPFGLVLAHNGNLINAVALKRELFTNDHRHINTESDTEVLINVLAHEIERRTHGLPLSVDDIFAAVRAVHLRLRGSYAVVALIAGHGLLAFRDPFGIRPLCFGTAGESGEVMVASESVALEGTGYKFERDIAPGEAIFVDLQGRLHSEQCAAEPQRNPCIFEYVYLARPDSALDGVSVYRARLRMGETLAQRVISVLPPSEIDVVIPIPESSRPSAMQLAHRLGRPYREGFVKNRYVGRTFIMPGQAVRKKSVRQKLNAIGQEFAGRNVLLVDDSIVRGTTSREIVQMAREAGARKVYLASAAPPVRYPNIYGIDMPTASELVAHNRSVEEIRQIIGADVLIYQDLDAMKRVIREINPEIVEFEASCFDGCYIAGTLPPDEGKNRGEGVAPNTGRLSLQGAEEQGQLS encoded by the coding sequence ATGTGCGGCATCGTCGGCGTCATTTCGCAGCAACCCGTGAACCAGCTTCTGTACGACGCGCTGCTGCTGTTGCAGCATCGGGGTCAGGACGCTGCGGGCATCGTCACCGGCTCGGGCTCCAAGCTCTATATGCACAAGGCGCGCGGCATGGTGCGCGATGTGTTTCGCACTCGCAATATGCGCGCGCTGCCGGGCGATTACGGTATCGGCCAGGTGCGCTATCCAACCGCGGGCAACGCCGAAAGCGAGGAGGAGGCGCAGCCGTTCTACGTCAATGCGCCGTTTGGTCTGGTGCTGGCGCACAACGGCAATTTGATCAACGCGGTGGCGCTCAAGCGCGAGCTGTTCACTAACGATCACCGTCACATCAACACCGAGTCGGACACCGAGGTGCTGATCAACGTGCTGGCGCACGAGATCGAGCGCCGCACCCACGGGTTGCCGCTCTCAGTCGACGATATTTTCGCCGCGGTGCGCGCGGTGCACCTTCGCTTGCGCGGTTCATACGCCGTAGTGGCGCTGATTGCCGGGCACGGCCTGCTGGCTTTTCGCGATCCCTTCGGCATTCGCCCCTTGTGCTTCGGTACGGCGGGCGAGAGCGGTGAGGTGATGGTGGCGAGCGAGTCGGTCGCGCTGGAAGGCACGGGCTACAAGTTCGAGCGCGACATCGCGCCGGGCGAGGCGATTTTTGTCGATCTGCAAGGCCGGTTGCACAGCGAGCAGTGCGCGGCCGAGCCGCAGCGCAATCCCTGCATCTTCGAGTACGTTTATCTGGCCCGCCCAGACTCTGCGCTCGACGGCGTGTCGGTCTACCGCGCCCGTTTGCGCATGGGCGAAACGCTGGCGCAGCGGGTGATCTCGGTGCTGCCGCCCAGCGAGATCGATGTGGTCATTCCCATACCCGAATCCAGTCGGCCGTCGGCCATGCAACTCGCGCACAGGCTGGGTCGGCCGTACCGCGAAGGTTTCGTCAAGAACCGTTATGTGGGGCGAACCTTCATCATGCCCGGACAGGCGGTACGCAAGAAGTCGGTGCGGCAAAAACTCAACGCCATCGGCCAGGAATTCGCCGGTCGCAACGTGCTGCTGGTGGATGACTCCATCGTGCGCGGCACCACTTCGCGCGAAATCGTGCAGATGGCGCGTGAGGCCGGGGCGCGCAAGGTGTATCTGGCGTCTGCCGCACCGCCGGTGCGCTATCCCAACATCTACGGCATCGACATGCCCACGGCCTCGGAGCTGGTGGCGCACAACCGCAGTGTCGAGGAAATCCGCCAGATCATCGGCGCCGATGTGCTGATCTACCAGGATCTCGACGCCATGAAGCGGGTGATCCGCGAGATCAACCCCGAGATCGTCGAGTTTGAGGCGTCGTGTTTCGACGGCTGCTACATCGCCGGCACCTTGCCGCCCGATGAAGGCAAGAACCGGGGCGAAGGCGTGGCACCCAACACCGGCCGGCTCAGCCTGCAAGGGGCCGAGGAGCAGGGGCAGCTGTCATGA
- a CDS encoding CvpA family protein yields the protein MSPLDWFLLVVMGLSVLISLLRGAVYEIVTLLGWIGGVWFAAHFAPSLGARYLQAIDNIYMRLLAAYAMCFIVVVLSAGILASVLRLLLRASGLGIFDRSMGALIGLVKGAALSLLLVALGAQTALAQSAMWKTAVLIPPAQSLLLVIRPWLPAAFVTHLPQG from the coding sequence GTGAGTCCTCTGGACTGGTTCCTGCTCGTCGTCATGGGTTTGAGCGTGCTGATCAGCTTGTTGCGCGGCGCCGTGTATGAAATCGTCACCTTGCTGGGTTGGATCGGGGGCGTCTGGTTTGCGGCGCACTTCGCGCCCAGCCTGGGTGCAAGGTATTTGCAGGCCATCGACAATATCTATATGCGCCTGTTGGCGGCCTATGCGATGTGTTTCATCGTGGTGGTGCTGAGCGCGGGCATACTCGCCTCGGTGCTGCGTTTGCTGTTGCGTGCAAGCGGACTGGGTATTTTTGACCGCAGCATGGGCGCGCTGATCGGTCTGGTGAAGGGCGCGGCGTTGTCGTTGTTGCTCGTCGCCCTTGGCGCGCAGACGGCGCTGGCGCAGAGCGCGATGTGGAAAACGGCGGTGCTCATTCCGCCGGCGCAGTCTTTGTTGCTGGTCATTCGCCCTTGGCTGCCCGCCGCTTTCGTCACCCATTTGCCGCAAGGCTGA
- a CDS encoding SPOR domain-containing protein yields the protein MTFGAPRNSARRSSRGDDSGSQSQDSLRARARRRLIGAVALVLLGVIVFPLVFDSKPKPVPSNIALDIPSQSKAPGLAVPASAPMLPAASSVAVPSGERAAVAHAASAVAAATAPVPPEPVVASKPAPQPIPAAPKPSPVQQAEPVVPPPAPKPPAPTPEQARQLASARQALAALEGKSPDQISTAQAEAALANKQHATQEDAAPSKARFVVQAGAFADAHAAQSVRAKIEKAGFKTYTQVVDTAQGKRVRVRIGPFATRDEAERALHKLQALGLSGAVLTL from the coding sequence ATGACCTTTGGCGCTCCCCGTAATTCCGCCCGTCGCTCCTCCAGAGGCGATGACTCCGGTTCGCAAAGCCAGGACAGTCTGCGAGCGCGCGCGCGTCGGCGTCTGATCGGCGCAGTGGCGCTGGTGCTGCTCGGGGTGATCGTGTTTCCGCTGGTGTTCGACTCCAAGCCCAAACCGGTGCCGTCGAACATCGCGCTTGATATTCCCTCGCAGAGCAAGGCGCCGGGCCTGGCGGTGCCCGCTTCCGCGCCCATGCTGCCCGCGGCGTCCAGCGTGGCCGTGCCCTCGGGCGAACGCGCGGCCGTGGCGCATGCGGCGAGCGCGGTGGCCGCGGCCACCGCGCCAGTTCCACCCGAGCCGGTGGTGGCCTCGAAACCGGCGCCCCAGCCAATACCCGCAGCACCCAAACCCAGTCCGGTGCAGCAGGCGGAGCCGGTTGTCCCCCCGCCAGCACCCAAGCCACCCGCCCCGACACCCGAGCAGGCACGGCAACTGGCCAGTGCGCGCCAGGCCCTTGCGGCGCTCGAAGGCAAATCGCCCGACCAGATTTCCACCGCGCAGGCCGAGGCGGCGCTGGCGAATAAACAGCACGCGACGCAGGAAGACGCAGCCCCCTCGAAGGCGCGATTTGTGGTGCAGGCTGGCGCGTTTGCCGACGCGCATGCCGCCCAGTCCGTGCGGGCCAAAATTGAAAAAGCCGGATTCAAGACCTATACCCAGGTGGTCGATACCGCGCAGGGCAAGCGGGTTCGGGTGCGCATCGGCCCCTTTGCCACGCGCGATGAAGCCGAGCGGGCCTTGCACAAATTGCAGGCGCTGGGTCTCAGCGGTGCGGTGCTGACGCTGTGA
- the folC gene encoding bifunctional tetrahydrofolate synthase/dihydrofolate synthase: protein MSPTPHTLDGWLAHAELLHARVIDLGLERVQAVRAAMQLQFTCPVITVAGTNGKGSTCAMLEAILMAAGYRVGVYNSPHLVHFEERCRIAGQTVNAQDLLPHFAAVEQARLTAGVGAAAVSLSYFEFTTLAILSLLASQRLDAVILEVGLGGRLDAVNIIDTDCAIITSIDLDHMEFLGPDRESIGREKAGIMRAAKPAIVSDPQAPQSVQDHAEDIGADLWLAGRDFHYTHLPQQWGWQGRAQRRHSLAFPALRGANQLLNASGVLAALEALQAALPVAAQAVREGFARAELPGRFQVLAGQPTLVLDVGHNPHAIAVLAENLDSMGYFPVTHAVFGAMADKDIPGMLRRMLPLIDVWHLCDLPTPRAASAKELAAHLLALKPDARIAQHPDPLQALRAAAAAVELTDRIVVFGSFYTVGGVMQEGLPRLHGKHLVSSPQ, encoded by the coding sequence ATGTCTCCCACACCCCACACTCTGGACGGCTGGCTAGCGCACGCCGAGTTGCTGCATGCCCGCGTGATCGACCTGGGGCTTGAGCGCGTGCAGGCGGTGCGCGCGGCCATGCAGTTGCAATTCACCTGCCCGGTCATCACCGTGGCGGGCACCAATGGCAAGGGCTCGACCTGCGCCATGCTCGAAGCCATTCTCATGGCGGCGGGCTACCGCGTGGGCGTCTACAACTCGCCGCATCTGGTGCATTTCGAGGAACGCTGCCGCATCGCAGGGCAGACGGTGAATGCGCAGGACTTGTTGCCGCATTTCGCCGCTGTCGAGCAGGCCCGGCTGACCGCAGGCGTGGGCGCCGCGGCGGTGAGTTTGAGCTATTTCGAGTTCACCACCCTGGCCATACTGTCGCTGCTCGCCAGTCAGCGGCTCGACGCCGTCATTCTCGAAGTCGGGCTGGGCGGGCGGCTCGATGCGGTGAACATCATCGACACCGACTGCGCCATCATCACCAGCATCGACCTCGATCACATGGAGTTTCTCGGTCCGGATCGGGAGTCCATCGGCCGCGAGAAGGCGGGCATCATGCGGGCCGCGAAGCCCGCCATCGTCAGCGACCCGCAGGCGCCGCAGTCGGTGCAGGATCACGCCGAGGACATCGGCGCCGATCTCTGGCTGGCCGGACGCGACTTTCACTACACCCACCTGCCGCAGCAATGGGGCTGGCAGGGGCGCGCGCAGCGTCGGCACAGCCTGGCGTTTCCGGCGCTGCGCGGCGCCAATCAGCTGCTCAACGCCAGCGGCGTGCTCGCCGCGCTGGAGGCCTTGCAGGCCGCCCTGCCGGTGGCGGCGCAGGCGGTGCGCGAAGGGTTTGCGCGAGCGGAGCTGCCCGGGCGCTTTCAGGTGCTGGCGGGTCAGCCCACGCTGGTGCTCGATGTGGGCCACAACCCGCACGCCATCGCCGTGCTGGCGGAAAACCTCGACAGCATGGGCTACTTTCCCGTCACCCACGCGGTGTTTGGCGCCATGGCCGACAAAGACATCCCCGGCATGTTGCGCCGCATGTTGCCGCTGATCGACGTCTGGCATCTTTGCGACTTGCCGACGCCGCGAGCCGCGTCGGCAAAAGAGCTGGCGGCTCACCTGCTCGCCTTGAAGCCAGACGCCCGCATCGCCCAGCATCCCGACCCCTTGCAGGCGCTGCGCGCCGCGGCGGCTGCCGTGGAGCTGACCGATAGAATCGTGGTGTTCGGCTCCTTCTACACCGTGGGCGGTGTGATGCAGGAGGGGCTGCCCCGACTTCACGGCAAGCATCTCGTTTCCTCCCCGCAATGA
- the accD gene encoding acetyl-CoA carboxylase, carboxyltransferase subunit beta codes for MSWLEKLLPPKIQQTSPQDRRQVPEGLWIKCPSCETVLYKSDLELNQNVCPKCGHHLRIGARARLDALLDPEGRYEIGQEVLPIDPLKFKDSRKYPDRLKEALENTQETDALIVMGGAIQTLPVVVACFEFEFMGGSMGSVVGERFVRGVQAAIEQKVPFICFTATGGARMQEGLLSLMQMAKTNAALTRLSAAGLPFISVLTDPTMGGVSASFAFIGDVVLAEPKALIGFAGPRVIENTVREKLPEGFQRAEFLLQKGAVDRIVDRRELRGELAQMLAMLLRQPADAIAS; via the coding sequence ATGAGTTGGCTGGAAAAGCTCCTCCCTCCCAAAATTCAACAGACCAGCCCGCAGGATCGGCGCCAGGTGCCCGAAGGCCTGTGGATCAAGTGCCCGTCGTGCGAAACGGTGCTCTACAAATCGGATCTGGAGCTCAACCAGAACGTCTGTCCGAAGTGCGGCCACCACCTGCGCATCGGTGCACGGGCGCGGCTCGACGCGTTGCTTGATCCCGAAGGCCGGTACGAGATCGGTCAGGAAGTGCTGCCCATCGATCCGCTGAAATTCAAGGACAGCCGCAAATATCCCGATCGCCTCAAGGAGGCGCTGGAAAACACCCAGGAGACCGACGCGCTGATCGTCATGGGCGGCGCCATCCAGACCCTGCCGGTGGTGGTGGCCTGTTTCGAGTTCGAGTTCATGGGCGGCTCCATGGGCTCCGTGGTCGGCGAGCGTTTCGTGCGCGGGGTGCAGGCGGCCATCGAGCAGAAGGTGCCTTTCATTTGTTTTACCGCCACGGGCGGCGCACGCATGCAGGAAGGCTTGCTCAGCCTGATGCAGATGGCCAAGACCAATGCCGCGCTCACCCGACTGTCCGCAGCCGGGCTGCCGTTCATCAGCGTACTCACCGACCCGACTATGGGCGGGGTGTCTGCCAGTTTTGCCTTCATCGGCGATGTGGTGCTGGCCGAACCCAAGGCGCTGATCGGTTTTGCCGGCCCGCGGGTGATCGAGAACACCGTGCGCGAAAAGCTGCCCGAGGGTTTCCAGCGCGCTGAGTTTCTGCTGCAAAAGGGCGCGGTTGACCGTATCGTTGACCGCCGTGAACTGCGCGGCGAACTCGCGCAAATGCTGGCCATGCTGCTGCGTCAGCCTGCCGACGCGATCGCTTCCTGA
- the trpA gene encoding tryptophan synthase subunit alpha, producing the protein MNRIDQRFAQLRAQNRKALIPYIAAGDPAPSVTVEVMHALVQGGADVIELGVPFSDPMADGPVIQRATERAIAKGIGLPQVLDFVRDFRQTDTVTPVVLMGYANPVERYGVEAFVAAAKAAGVDGVLIVDYPPAESETFAAALKAADIAPIFLLAPTSTDARMADVGRIASGYVYYVSLKGVTGAGHLDTSAVAAMLPRIRAHVQVPVGVGFGIRDAQTARAIGQLADAVVIGSRLIELMEAQPAEQAAEVARGFIQDIRQALDA; encoded by the coding sequence ATGAACCGCATCGACCAACGATTCGCCCAGCTTCGCGCCCAGAATCGCAAGGCGCTCATTCCCTACATCGCCGCAGGCGACCCTGCGCCTTCAGTCACCGTCGAGGTGATGCACGCCCTGGTGCAGGGCGGGGCCGATGTGATTGAACTCGGCGTACCGTTTTCCGATCCCATGGCCGACGGCCCGGTGATACAGCGCGCCACCGAGCGGGCCATTGCAAAAGGCATCGGGCTGCCCCAGGTGCTCGATTTCGTGCGCGATTTCCGCCAGACCGATACCGTCACCCCCGTGGTGCTGATGGGTTACGCCAACCCGGTGGAGCGCTACGGCGTGGAGGCCTTTGTGGCTGCGGCCAAGGCTGCGGGCGTGGATGGCGTGCTCATCGTCGATTACCCGCCCGCGGAAAGCGAGACGTTTGCCGCGGCGCTCAAGGCCGCAGACATCGCCCCCATTTTTCTGCTCGCCCCCACCAGCACGGACGCGCGTATGGCCGACGTGGGCCGTATCGCCAGCGGCTATGTGTATTACGTCTCGCTCAAGGGCGTGACCGGCGCGGGCCATCTCGACACTTCAGCCGTGGCGGCCATGCTGCCCCGCATCCGCGCTCATGTGCAGGTGCCCGTGGGAGTAGGATTCGGCATTCGCGATGCGCAGACTGCGCGCGCGATCGGCCAGCTGGCCGATGCCGTTGTCATTGGTTCGCGACTGATCGAATTGATGGAGGCGCAGCCCGCAGAACAGGCGGCAGAGGTTGCGCGCGGCTTCATCCAAGACATTCGCCAGGCGCTCGACGCTTAA